ccttagaaaagatGAAAATACATGATGATTTCTCTATCGAGGTTTCAAAATTTTAGGAGATCAAAGAATAGCTtagttaattaatttatttaataaaattctgAGAGTTTAATAAATATGTGTTGAATGAAGAAAGCATTTTTTAATGGATAAGGgtgatatataaaattattaaaattataaagtAATCAAAATCATAAGCTACACTATGAAACCTTGGAGAAGAGTTTTCAAAAGTTTTAGAAATATAGAAAGCTTGTCTAGTGAGTTTTTTATTATTCTAGGACTATATCAAGAATTTGCATTAAGCCCCTATACATTTGACAATGGATAAATCTACTAGTCATTTATAGAATAAACATTCTTAGTGTATAATATTTGCTAATGATACTATGTTAATTAATAAGAGTCTGAACGAACTTAATTCAAAGCATAGAGGTAATCCttaaaaactaaatgtttttaattAAGTATGACTAATATTTCATATATAAGATATAGTTAAGTCAAATTGATGAGAATATATACTAAGTAAAAAATTTTAGATATCTTGGATCAACTATTTAGTACGATAGAGAGATTtatgaagatattatttataaaataaatatagaatTACTAAAATGATGAGTTGATCATTCGATATATTTTAGATttaaaacaaatataaaataattattagatcaataatattttatgaacCTAAGTGTTTGAtagttaagaaataatatatgtaaaaaatatatgttagaaagatgagaatgttgaggtgGATGTGTGAGCTActtgaaaatatagaaaaaaaaatatttttatttgtaatcaattagaaattaatataaaatgagaaaaattatttaaaatgatatagACGTATGATTAGGAGACCTACCAATTCGATAGTCAAAagaattaaaatgattattattaatagcataaaaatactttaaaaaaattataaataaaaaattaaaatatctttAATTGAACTTATtacataatttttgaaagtaataTTTAGTTGAGCTACTAAAGgctttaataatttatcataagagtttggatTCAACTTTCATCTTCATCACttacttaaaaaaagaaaatgtttaccATTTTATTGTTGTTGGCTGATTTTGAATATGGGTTGGTTTGCAAGTTAATATTTTGTAATAAATTTAAGTTACAATTGCCAAATCGGAAAACATTCTTACACAAATTAAAGTTACACCTAACTTGATATTTTCCTCCTGCTTTTGCTACCTAATTGGAGATGACCGCAGGACAACGTTGTTAGCGAAGAAGATTATTGTTTACCAATTAAGATAGTTCCGTTTCAATCCCTCTTTAAGTGGATCTATTCCATTATTCTTAGATTAATATTTAAAGtgtaataaaatatattgaaAGTTGTTTTAAACCCTAACCTTTAACatatttggtaaataaatctggtACTTCATCATCAATACTAACATAATTTAGGTGTAAGTTatatctaataaggtttggatctaatacatcatcatcaaatcaatatCTTTAAGTGTAAAGTAAGGAATCCTCAACCTTCAATAAATAAATCTAgtatatcaaaaaatatatatgagataAGATTTTGATCCATCATCCTTTCGTTCCTCACCCTTTGATAAGTGAATCGATTGTGGAATGAGATTTCGAATGGTCAATGGCTATAAAATATACTGGATAGATTAAGAATTCTTAACTTTTTGATAAATGAATTTGGTTCATCGTCAtcaaattaatatcttaaaattaaaaaatagtttAGACGAGACATATCATAAAATGTAAAAAGCAATGTTTAAAAGCTGTAAATTTGATCTACCATCAAATTTCCTATATCATATCAtcttatacatgtacatatatcgcCTTTCTCTTATCGAACTTGGTGATTTCCTTCGCTGCAGTCGTGATGGAACTCTCTCTGTGGATGCTGCTTTCACTCGGTGtctccgtcctcctcctcctcctcctttctagaGCCACAAAGAGGTCATCAAAGTCCCGCGGTCAGCGGCTTCCACCTGGGCCGACTCCACTCCCAGTTGTCGGCAACCTGTTCGAGCTCGGCGACAAACCCCACCGTTCCCTCGCCCGCCTCGCCAAGGTCTATTCCCCAATCATGACTCTCCGCCTCGGTCAAGTGAACACTGTGTTCGTCTCGTCCCCGGAACTGGCAAGGGAAATCCTGCAGGAGAACGATGCAGTCCTCTCCAGTCGTTGGATCCCAGAATCTGTTCGCGTGTTGGCCTTCAACGAGGCCTCCATGGTGTGGCTTCCGCCGTACCAACGATGGCGGAACCTGCGTAGAATCTGTAAAACCGAGCTCTTTACTACACGAAGACTCGACAGCTACCGATCCCTTCGGCGCCAAAAGGTACAGGAACTGATGCAGTACATCTCTGACAGCGCGTCGAAGGGCTCGTTGGTTGACGTAGGGCGATTAGCGTTCAGCACCACGCTGAATTTGATTTCTCGCACTATCTTCTCCGTCGATCTCGCCGATCTCTACGGAGAGTCCTCGCAAGAATTCAAGCATGTGGTGGAGGGGATCTTGGAGGAAGCTGGGCGGGCGAACCTGTCCGATTACTTCCCACTGCTCGCAAAGCTCGACCCGCAGGGTATTCGTCACCGTTCCACCAAATACTTCAAGAGGCTGCATGAAATCTTCGATGAGCATATAGATCGGCGTCTGCACAGCAAACGAGATGGAACCACCGCCCGGAATGATTTCTTGGATGAGCTCCTCGAGCACCAAGTTCAGGGAGACGGCACCAAGTTCGATCGACAAGCATTGAAATGTTTCTTTTCAGTGAGGATACATTCTCGAACAAGTAACGGCGATGGGGTAAACTCTATTCCTACATCATCTAAACCACGAAATGGCTTTGATTTGGCAGGACTTATTTGTGGCGGGGAGCGACACGACCTCGAGCACGGTGGAATGGGCTATGGCGGAGCTGCTTCGGAATCCCCGGGTCACGTCGAAAGTCCGTGAGGAGATCCTACGAGTTATCGGCTTCTCAAGAGAAGTGGAGGAAGCGGACATCGGTTCGCTCCCCTATCTGCAAGCCGTGGTCAAGGAGACGTTGCGTCTGCACCCACCGGTGCCACTTATGCTACCTCGCTTGGCAGAAGCGACCGTGGAGCTACACGGCTACGAGATACCCGAGGGCACGCGGTTGCTCATCAATATCTGGGCGATCGGGCGAGACAGCAGCTTGTGGACGGAGCCGGAGGAGTTCTTGCCGGAGAGGTTCTTGAACAAGGAGGTGGACTTCAAGGGCCGCCACTTTGAGTTCATACCGTTCGGGTCGGGACGCCGGATCTGCCCTGGACTGCCATTGGCGTACCGGATGGTGCACCTCATGCTCGCATCCATGCTGCAGAGGTTCGAGTGGAGGCTGCCGGAAGGGAAAGAGCCGAGGGATTTGGACATGGAGGAGAAGTTTGGACTCACCTTGATCATGGCTTCTCCACTCAAAGCTATGGCCGTTCCCACTAAATGCTGTTAGACTAGGATTCATCTTGTCAATTGAACTTTCCACCATGAGCTCTGCCAAAGCAATAAGATTCAGCTTACAGACAAATTTCAAGTTAACTTACAAGTAAACTTAGTTCATGTTCGAGTTAGCTTTTGCGTCCAAGTGATGATTGGAAATAGGGTTTCCATAAATGTTGGACCTAGAAAAGATTTCATAGTTTGTGTTCTCTATCTAATTGGATATACATCTGCATCAATACCAATACTGTTTCTCCCATTACCTTATGGATTGATTATTCACTCCCTATCAGTCAATCTAAGATTTAGACTGGCCCTTCATCTCCTCTCTCTCGCCTTACAATGTTTTTAAGCACATGGCTTCTCCTCTTGCGCCCCGTCACAATAACATTGTATTGGGACACAGAAACACTATAAAGCACTGAGTGAAGTCATTACTGGTTTATGTTATACATTTGAGAGGCCATCGGTTATATGTATATTACTTTGCTAGACGTTATAATATCATTATAGTGTTTTACGATATGTGTTTCTAGACATCGTAGAAACATTGTATTCTAGCACAGAAACACCGTAAAGCACTTAAAGATGTCAGCATTGGATTCTCTTTGTTTGAAAACATTTATATTATATGTTTGACAAGTTGTTGGTTACATTTACAGTGTTTTGTTAGACGTTACgatattattatagtattttacGATGTTGATACAATGTTTTGCTAGACATCACAAAAACATAGGTTTCCAGCACAGAAATACTATGAAGCCAGTATTGGATTCTATCGTTACATATTAGGTTATATTTAAAGTGTTTTGTTAGACGTTACTATATTGTTATAGTGTTTTATGATATCTTTACAGTGTTTTATTAGTCATCACAAAAACACTGTGTTCCAAAGTAAAAACACTGTAAAATATTGTAATACATAGCACAGAAACACAGTAAACCATAGTAATCACTATGATGCATGTCAGTATCTGTGATTATTCAACACAGTAAACCACAGCATTACACTGTATTAAGTTTACATTTACACTGTTTTAATATAAAACATAGTAAAACATTGTGATAAAACCCACATAAGTCCTGATTGATATAGTTGTTAAACATTGTATCTGAACGAAGAAACATTATAAAGGGATCATTTCCTAAATCCTTATCATTCATTACACTCCATACAATTTATATTGGTTATAAAAAGTCATTTATGATATTTTGGAACGTCATTATAGTGTTTTCATTCATATACAAAAAAACACTGAATCCAAGTATAAAAAAATTGTAAAAAGATCATTTCCCAAAGTCTTATCATTTATTCCACTCCATACAATGTCGACAAATGCAATAGGATATAATTTGCATTGTATTAtttcatataaatcataaaaaaattatttagcaTATTTTGGAATGTCATTATAGTGTTCTCATTCAAATACAAAGAAAAACACAGTATCtaaatgaaaatattataagGGGGTCATTTCTCAGATTTTTATCATTCATTCCACTCCATACAAATGGGAAAACATGTATCTGAAGTTCATTCATCTTCATTGTGACTCTTTCGCCAAATAATAGAAAAACATGTCCTCATGTGAAATTATAAAGATCTCAACATTTCTCCCTAAAGATTCTGAATAATGAACCCAAAAGAGGAGCACTCATGATAAACTTTTTATCTGTTACTTGGATTATTCTCAGGCAGTCTAGTTTAGATTATTGCacttaagtttttttttcttaactGAAAATGTCATATATACAGGCTTACATTACATGGATATTTGGTAAATGAATTTGGTACATCATTATCACACCAATAATTTATATATGAGGTCaaaaatacttatatatatatatcctaacaTCTTTTTTACGCCAAACTTCAAAAAAAGAAATAGTAGAGTTGGTAATGCGTTGGAATCGTTCTGAAGTTTATCAAATGGAAGGAAATCAAACTTGGTCCAGAAGTAGGGAGCGATGTgacaagaagagggagaagagaggccTCGGTTCAATCGACGGTGTCCTCTCGCCTCACCTGCCATCGCTAAAACTCCTACTTCCACTGAAATCGTAGCTGTGGTTTGTCCCGATAAGGGCAATCCTTTTCTCCCGTTGTCTTCTTCCAACCCACAACGTGGTCATCCAtaccttctttcttcttccccattgttgggctgatggctcatattcagcccacagcccacaccctctcttaacctaaccctaattaagattagaggggtgtggtggctgcgttttagaggtagattaaagctataaaaaggcagcaacgaggcagatctttgtagccacgagattccaaagagaagaaggagatcaaggcagaaaaggaagagaaagaaagggaagaagacaaggacaacgcagagagactgttcataatcatctagcagtgttctcatctcaggttagatcaaatctacagtagactcttgctgtgattacttgggaggttttagatattgtgggcagtaacgtgatccttgtatcccagttattctcttgtggttgttgcttgggttttgggcaaaagattgagatttgtatattcattattctcatagtggattatctctagtttgccccgtggtttttacccttcacattgaaggggttttccacgtatatcttggtgttctgtttgattgtgtttccattttattccactacatattttggtcttctagtatttgttcctatacaaaggttattcctctttttatccccatcaactggtatcagagcggggttttggtgatttaatttttgtatttgaacatggaggccagtaatatttctcgcatgattagtttaaatggaaataattggatgatatggaaaccaagaatggaagatctcttgtattgcaaagatttgtatggacctttgcagggggatagtgcaaaacctacaactatgacagatgatgagtggaagaggttagatcgaaaaacaattgggtttattagacagtggcttgatgatagtgtctttcaccatgtttctactgaaatttctgcatattctctttggaaaaaattggaaagtctctatgaaagaaaaacagctggcaacaaagcttttttgatcagaaaacttgtgaacctaaaatatagagagggtgcttctattgctgagcatttgaatgaaatgcagagtattactaaccagttatcctctatgagaatgtctcttgatgatgagttgcaggcattgttacttctcagttcattaccagaaagttgggagacactggtggtttccctcagtaattctgcgccagatggtattgtcactatgagtcaagtaacaagcagtttgttgaatgaggagttgagaagaaagagttcagcaacatctcagaatgattcacagtcacttatctcagagaacagaggaaggtcaaagtctagaagcagttcacgtatgggtaggagcaagtcaagatcaagaaaagatattgtttgctataactgtggtgagaaaggacattacaagaaccaatgtaagcaacctaagaagaacaagaaaaagggaaaagaagtggagtctacagaatcaaaagataatactacagctacagtgcagggtggtgattatttgattttgtctccttctgatgatattttttcttgtgtgtgtcaggatcttgagtgggtgattgacacaggtgcttcttatcatgctacacctcggagggagttttttgctacatacaagtctggaaactttggtgttgtcaagatgggcaactatggcacagcagacatcattggcatgggtgatatccatttaaagaccaaccttggctgcaagttggtacttaaggatgtgagacatgtggttgacttgaggctgaatttaatttcagttggaagactagatgatgaagactatgaaagcagatttcacagagggcaatggaaactcagtaagggttctcttgttatagctaatggaaagaaatgtcatactttgtacaggttgcaggctaaagcttatggtgagcagttaaatgctacagagaaagacttcagtatggagttgtggcataggcgattgggacacatgagcgagaaggggctgcaaactctttccaagaaagaggtattaccagatctcagaggtatacatctgaacccttgtattgattgtttagctggtaaacaacatagagtttcatttgctagtgctgctttgtctagaaaaatgcatgccttagaccgtgtttatacagatgtatgtggtcctttgaggacaaaaactcctggtggatctgttgatgttcttggtataagtggtgcactttattttgtcacttttatagatgatttttctaggaaagtttgggcctatgctttgaagaccaaagatcaggttattaatgtctttaaagagtttcatgccagggttgaaagggagacagaaaggaaattgaaatgcataagatcagataatggtggtgagtatacaggattgtttaatgactattgcaggtcacatggaatccaacatgagatgacagttcctggtacacctcagcataatgcaattgcagagaggatgaaccgcaccatcatggaaaagatcagatgtatgctttcacaggccaagctacccaaaaggttttgggatgaggctttgaggactgcagttgatgtgatcaacttatcaccatgtacagccctagatggtgatgttgcagagcatgtatggtcagggaaagatgtttcctacaggcatttgaaagtgtttggttgtcgtgcatttgcacatgttccagataatgagaggtccaagctggatggtaagtctaaagaatgtatttttcttggttactcacatgatcagtttggttacaggctttgggatccagaaaagcagaaggtgttcaggagcagagatgtgatcttctttgaggatcaaacctttgaggatttgaagaagaaggcaccagccaagacttctgcagaaggattagcagattgtgacccagttactcctccagtatatcagggtgatgggggagatatgcaggaagatggtgtagaacctgatattgatctacctgtaggacatgttgagcaagaagaagtaggagagcaagttcccgcagaacctcagttgagaagatcttctagacaacgtcaaccttctagaagatactctacagatgagtatgtgatgcttactgatgcaggtgaaccagagagttaccaggaagcagttgagagtgagcagaaagagaagtggttagctgctatgcaggaagagatggatgctcttcagaagaaccacacttatgatttggtgctactaccaaatggaatgaaggccttgaagaacaagtgggtttttaggttgaagactcaagaatattgttctcaaccaaagtacaaagctagattggttgtgaaaggctttggtcaaaagaaaggtattgactttgaagagatattttctcctgttgttaaaatgtcttctattcgtgttgctcttggtattgctgctagccaggacttggaggttgagcagttagatgtgaagacagctttccttcatggtgatttggaggaggaaatttatatggagcaaccagaaggcttcaaagtcaaagttaaagataattttgtctgcaagttgaagaagagcttgtatgggctaaagcaagctccaagacagtggtacagaaagtttgattcatttatgacagaaaatggatacaaaagaacgacttcagatcattgtgtgtacatcaaatggtttggtgaggattttattattctcttactttatgttgatgacatgcttattcttgggaaagatatgtctaaaattgacaggttgaagaaggaaatgagtgagtcttttgcaatgaaggacatggggccagcaaagcaaatactaggcatgcagatttctcgtgacaggaaaaacaagaagatttggttgtcacaggagaaatacatcgagaaggtattggaaagatttagtatgagcaatgctaagccagttggttctcctcttgcaggtcacttcaagttgtgctcagaacagagtccgtcaagtgatgaggagaaggagaaaatgcaaaaggttccttatgcttcagcagttggaagtttaatgtatgcaatggtatgtacgaggccagacatcgcatatgcagtgggtgttactagcagatttcttgcaaatccaggcaaagagcactgggcagcggtgaagtggatttttagatatctcagagggagctctaaggtttgtttaagctttggaggtggaccacctatgttaacaggttacacagatgcagatatggcaagagatatagatacgaggaagtctacttcaggttatgtacttacttttgcagggggagctgtgtcatggcaatccaggttacaaaggtgtattgctctctccaccacagaagcagaatatattgctgctacagaggtatgcaaagaaatgttatggatgaaagaattcttacaagaattggggctgaaacaggaaaattatgtggtgcattgtgacagccagagtgccatccatttgtgtaagaacccaatgtttcattccaagtcaaagcatatagatgtcagataccattggattcgaaatgtatttgaagagaagcagttgcagcttcagaaaattcatacagatgacaacggagcagacatgttgacgaagaccttaccaaaagaaagacaggagatatgccgacagttggtcggcatggcttcacattgaggagtcatgggacagcctcccttatgggctgaagggggaggttgttgggctgatggcccatattcagcccatgtgggctttatcagcccacagcccacaccctctcttaacctaaccctaattaagattagaggggtgtggtggctgcgttttagaggcagattaaagctataaaaaggcagcaacgaggcagatctttgtagccacgagattccaaagagaagaaggagatcaaggcagaaaaggaagagaaagaaagggaagaagacaaggacaacgtagagagactgttcacaatcatctagcagtgttctcatctcaggttagatcaaatctacagtagactcttgctgtgattacttgggaggttttagatattgtgggcagtaacgtgatccttgtatcctagttattctcttgtggttgttgcttgggttttgggcaagagattgagatttgtatattcattattctcatagtggattatctctagtttgccccgtggtttttacccttcacattgaatgggttttccacgtatattttggtgttctgtttgattgtgtttccattttattccgctgcgtattttggtcttctagtatttgttcctatacaaaggttattcctctttttatccccatcacccATGTTATCCCAATCTAAAGGTTTGTAATTCTGATCTGAgacccaaaaacaaaaaaaacaaaaaagggtaAGAGACTTTCTTGGACGGGTTGACATCCATTCCCACATGCGCTTTGAAGTTTTTACTCGGTGGACGGAGGCTTCTCACTTCTCCAAATCAAGTGGGCGAGGGTTGGAAGGACGATGTATTCTCTCGGTGTTTTTACATGTCATAGATGAATAGAAATAAGATTCAGATATAATAAGGTTAAGATAATGAAAGGAGGAGCTCAAATTTCTAATAGCTGGACGAAGCTTTCCGCTCCATCCAATTCGAGTGGCTGGCCCATTGGTAGCGCACGTCTACGACAATGACATgggaagagaggaagaagggcGCACGTTTACGACAATGACAACGACGTACTATCTATCTTTCAACTCGTGGCCGTACTAAATCAACCCTTTTCCCTTAATTATCCCAACCTGAATGGCTGCAATAATTAGCGATGACATAAGCACGTGCGAAGTGACCAAAGTAGCTTCGCTATTCGCAATTACGCATGTGTGCTAACGTGGACTGAAAGGACACTTTACTAATCGTAATATAGCAACATGTTTTGTCCTCAGAGTTACTATCTATCGCTAAGACTCCAGTAAGCCATTGTTGT
Above is a genomic segment from Musa acuminata AAA Group cultivar baxijiao chromosome BXJ3-4, Cavendish_Baxijiao_AAA, whole genome shotgun sequence containing:
- the LOC135636391 gene encoding cytochrome P450 76T24-like; the encoded protein is MELSLWMLLSLGVSVLLLLLLSRATKRSSKSRGQRLPPGPTPLPVVGNLFELGDKPHRSLARLAKVYSPIMTLRLGQVNTVFVSSPELAREILQENDAVLSSRWIPESVRVLAFNEASMVWLPPYQRWRNLRRICKTELFTTRRLDSYRSLRRQKVQELMQYISDSASKGSLVDVGRLAFSTTLNLISRTIFSVDLADLYGESSQEFKHVVEGILEEAGRANLSDYFPLLAKLDPQGIRHRSTKYFKRLHEIFDEHIDRRLHSKRDGTTARNDFLDELLEHQVQGDGTKFDRQALKCFFSDLFVAGSDTTSSTVEWAMAELLRNPRVTSKVREEILRVIGFSREVEEADIGSLPYLQAVVKETLRLHPPVPLMLPRLAEATVELHGYEIPEGTRLLINIWAIGRDSSLWTEPEEFLPERFLNKEVDFKGRHFEFIPFGSGRRICPGLPLAYRMVHLMLASMLQRFEWRLPEGKEPRDLDMEEKFGLTLIMASPLKAMAVPTKCC